A region from the Brassica napus cultivar Da-Ae chromosome C8, Da-Ae, whole genome shotgun sequence genome encodes:
- the LOC111213672 gene encoding uncharacterized protein LOC111213672 yields the protein MIKAAMDLGCLDLGCLSVSDKRSGADPLQFSSSPSKSGQKKSPRETSALRKSQSKKSSQRKSSPLGWFPRRRGDSYLNRKIKKLQEEVGGMNQTLDETLGDSNPHYCRIVREQMAVREAAWKAMELRKAALVEASWSRILRAARIPSFEAETLMENAEKAAVEAFEAASALGVIMHDKPNSSRKQYKIKSSGAHGGGSPTHTVTASFETAFDVDKEVAAAVKTAFAKLPNCPSLSKAEIRDLLRKISENPHLPDNQHEITEVSSECDTESDSELHKVDEEVARCEETSFYKMRNLKVKRRQSFGKLNREKLVDMMLERLQGLQEDQLSSLASIVATCGLSEALADEVSNQSLQTTNIEPTVADTSTDTRSRRDSKFGSFPEGKTTNDGKETDIPSLDKYLVKHMTKLEREVTEAKRASKDVFEKGRNVPQGIASETVPDLGSILVKHSSKLEKEIEEAKKNHGVNLRTYQKNSSRSKAPLVPVPDLESLLVKKHVSRLEKDVEETIRNCGNMYENVKKPGKQDVPEGSSLESCMVKHVSKLEKEVQEAKKRNKEDLEVRKLEKVEKSSSLLTEEMDKENMDLNKKTKGQEESLDKILVKPVHRLEREKAASEAVYGNLRIKLRKQESEYESLDKVLVKHVPKLEKEKLRFKADREATTTVVEEKENSKSNNEESMKTVKPILTRRQMRDKEIQETWGGLGLGESKRPESKKTEVNEHLGEETRPVLTRRQERDKEMLEAWGGLGLGDSSLLTVNNKHKRKPESEKMETAAPVLTRRQARDREMQEAWGGLDLGNAIRPSLSKLEREKAAWIKAEEEERTRGN from the exons ATGATCAAAGCCGCCATGGATCTCGGCTGCTTGGACTTGGGATGCCTTTCGGTTTCCGACAAGAGAAGCGGCGCGGATCCTCTTCAGTTCTCGTCTTCCCCTTCGAAATCTGGGCAG AAAAAATCACCAAGAGAGACATCAGCTCTTAGAAAATCACAatcaaagaagtcttctcaacGTAAATCCTCACCTCTTGGCTGGTTTCCACGCAGAAGAGGGGATTCATACTTGAATAGGAAGATCAAGAAGCTACAG GAGGAGGTTGGTGGAATGAACCAGACTCTTGATGAGACTCTTGGCGACTCAAATCCACACTACTGCAGAATTGTAAGAGAACAGATGGCTGTTAGAGAGGCTGCATGGAAGGCCATGGAGCTCCGAAAGGCTGCTCTTGTTGAAGCGTCCTGGTCTAGAATACTCCGAGCTGCTAG GATACCAAGTTTCGAAGCAGAAACTTTGATGGAGAATGCAGAAAAGGCTGCGGTGGAAGCTTTTGAAGCCGCGTCTGCTTTGGGAGTGATAATGCACGATAAACCAAACAGCTCAAGGAAGcaatataaaatcaaatcatCAGGAGCACATGGAGGGGGCTCTCCTACTCATACCGTGACAGCTTCTTTTGAAACTGCATTTGATGTAGATAAAGAAGTAGCAGCTGCTGTTAAGACTGCATTTGCTAAGCTTCCAAATTGTCCCTCTCTCAGCAAAGCCGAGATTCGAGATCTTTTGAGGAAAATCAGCGAGAATCCTCATCTGCCTGATAATCAACATGAAATCACTGAGGTGTCTTCAGAATGTGACACAGAGTCTGATTCCGAACTACACAAGGTTGATGAGGAAGTGGCTCGATGTGAGGAGACTTCATTTTACAaaatgagaaatctaaaagtcaAGAGGCGTCAGTCGTTTGGGAAGTTAAACAGGGAGAAGCTAGTGGATATGATGCTTGAGAGGCTTCAGGGCTTACAAGAAGATCAACTCTCAAGTCTTGCCTCTATAGTTGCAACTTGTGGTTTAAGTGAGGCATTGGCTGATGAAGTAAGTAATCAGAGCCTGCAGACCACAAACATTGAACCAACTGTTGCAGATACTTCAACGGATACAAGATCGAGAAGAGATTCTAAATTTGGGTCTTTCCCTGAAGGAAAAACAACAAATGATGGAAAAGAGACAGATATTCCGAGTCTGGACAAGTATCTAGTCAAGCACATGACCAAACTTGAAAGAGAAGTCACTGAAGCCAAAAGGGCTTCAAAGGATGTATTTGAAAAAGGCAGAAACGTTCCACAAGGTATTGCAAGTGAAACTGTTCCAGATCTAGGAAGCATCCTTGTGAAACATTCTTCAAAGCTTGAGAAGGAGATCGAAGAAGCCAAGAAGAACCATGGAGTAAATCTTAGGACGTACCAAAAGAACTCAAGCAGAAGCAAAGCGCCACTGGTTCCTGTCCCAGACCTGGAAAGTTTGCTAGTGAAGAAGCATGTCTCAAGATTAGAGAAGGATGTTGAAGAAACTATAAGGAACTGCGGGAACATGTATGAGAACGTGAAGAAACCAGGGAAACAAGATGTGCCTGAAGGTTCCAGCCTGGAGAGTTGTATGGTTAAACATGTCTCCAAGCTAGAGAAAGAAGTCCAAGAAgcaaagaagagaaacaaagaaGATCTTGAAGTAAGAAAGTTGGAAAAAGTTGAGAAAAGTTCTAGTTTGCTGACAGAAGAGATGGATAAAGAGAACATGGATTTGAACAAGAAAACTAAGGGGCAAGAAGAAAGCCTAGACAAGATCTTGGTCAAGCCGGTGCATAGATTGGAAAGAGAGAAAGCCGCTTCAGAAGCAGTTTATGGAAACCTGAGGATCAAACTGAGAAAACAAGAGTCAGAATATGAGAGTTTGGACAAAGTTCTTGTGAAACATGTGCCAAAGCTAGAGAAAGAGAAGCTAAGGTTCAAAGCAGATAGGGAAGCGACCACAACTGTAGTAGAAGAGAAGGAGAATTCAAAGAGCAACAATGAAGAGAGCATGAAGACGGTGAAACCAATTCTGACCAGAAGACAAATGAGGGATAAAGAGATACAAGAAACATGGGGCGGTTTAGGTCTTGGTGAGTCAAAGAGACCTGAAAGCAAGAAAACAGAAGTTAATGAGCATTTGGGAGAAGAGACAAGACCGGTTCTTACCAGGCGACAAGAGAGGGACAAAGAAATGCTGGAAGCTTGGGGTGGGTTAGGACTTGGTGACTCAAGCTTGTTAACAGTTAACAATAAGCATAAAAGGAAACCTGAAAGCGAGAAGATGGAGACAGCAGCACCAGTGTTAACAAGAAGACAAGCAAGGGATAGAGAAATGCAAGAAGCTTGGGGTGGTTTAGACCTTGGGAACGCTATTCGACCAAGTCTGTCAAAACTTGAAAGAGAAAAG GCTGCGTGGATTAAAGCCGAGGAAGAGGAAAGGACTCGAGGAAACTAG